A window of the Lactuca sativa cultivar Salinas chromosome 7, Lsat_Salinas_v11, whole genome shotgun sequence genome harbors these coding sequences:
- the LOC111908145 gene encoding protein transport Sec1a — MVLSSCCRAFVYFSSPIPKDFIGRIKADTTVIPRIGGLSEMNLEYFPIENQVFVTDHERALEELYGDDADTTPEYDVCLREMAIRVATVFASLKEFPNVRYRVKPTDGSVETTFRELVPKKLALAIWEYIKSYQHTIPNFPQSETCELLIVDRSVDLVAPVIHEWTYDAMCHDLVDLDGNKYTMEVPNKSGGAPERKDFLLEDHDPVWLEMRHLHIADASERLSDKMDTLMSTNKVAQLQQKDKSELSTRDIQQMVQAMPAFNEQKEKLSLHVEIAGKINKVIAEEGLRDLGQIEQDLVFGDAGNKELLEFLEEYEDHNVENRLRLMMIYALADPEKFEGDQGAKLMELADLTPQSMIFINNMRLLEGPPKPKKPEPSGGFLKGKKKATTALRKDKQGEEETWALFRFFPVLEELLEKIDKNEMPKDEYECINESESSSSGRPAGPGGRTGRGGGQIRSRRKAAQTKSDDGHSSDSVVKNATVDLKHLGQRIFVFIIGGATRSELRICHKLTAKLKREIVLGSTSIDDPPNYITKVKMLSFSGYGC; from the exons ATGGTTTTGTCCTCCTGTTGCAGAGCATTTGTTTATTTTAGTTCTCCTATCCCAAAGGATTTTATTGGTAGAATCAAGGCTGATACAACTGTCATACCACGCATAGGTGGATTGAGTGAG ATGAACTTGGAGTACTTTCCTATAGAGAATCAG GTATTTGTAACTGATCATGAAAGAGCATTAGAAGAGCTGTATGGTGATGATGCTGATACTACTCCTGAATATGATGTTTGCTTACGTGAGATGGCTATTCGTGTTGCTACTGTTTTTGCTTCACTTAAG GAGTTCCCCAATGTACGGTATCGTGTAAAGCCCACAGATGGATCTGTAGAGACAACATTTCGTGAATTAGTTCCTAAAAAGCTAGCTTTAGCTATTTGGGAATACATTAAGTCATATCAACATACTATTCCTAACTTCCCACAATCTGAAACATGCGAGTTGCTCATTGTGGATAGATCCGTTGATCTG GTTGCACCCGTCATTCATGAATGGACTTATGATGCAATGTGCCATGATCTAGTAGACTTGGATGGAAACAAATACACAATGGAG GTCCCTAATAAATCCGGTGGTGCACCTGAGAGAAAGGATTTCCTTCTAGAAGACCATGATCCTGTTTGGCTTGAAATGCGCCATTTGCATATAGCTGAT GCTAGTGAAAGATTGAGTGACAAAATGGACACTTTGATGTCAACAAACAAAGTTGCACAATTACAACAAAA AGATAAAAGTGAATTGTCTACCCGAGACATACAACAAATGGTTCAAGCTATGCCtgcatttaatgaacaaaaggaaAAACTTTCACTCCATGTAGAG ATTGCTGGAAAAATTAATAAAGTTATTGCGGAAGAAGGGCTTAGAGACCTTGGTCAAATTGAGCAGGATCTTGTGTTTGGTGATGCTGGAAATAAAGAACTCCTTGAGTTTTTAGAAGAATATGAG GATCATAATGTTGAAAATAGGTTGAGATTGATGATGATTTATGCATTAGCTGATCCTGAAAAGTTTGAGGGTGACCAAGGAGCAAAGCTTATGGAG CTGGCAGATTTGACGCCGCAGAGTATGATCTTTATTAATAACATGAGATTGCTAGAGGGTCCACCCAAACCAAAGAAACCAGAACCCAGCGGGGGATTCCTCAAGGGTAAAAAG AAAGCGACTACTGCACTGAGGAAGGACAAACAAGGGGAAGAAGAGACATGGGCACTCTTCAGATTTTTTCCTGTTCTAGAG GAATTACTTGAAAAAATTGACAAAAATGAAATGCCAAAGGACGAGTACGAATGCATAAATGAATCAGAATCAAGCTCAAGTGGTCGGCCGGCGGGCCCTGGTGGTCGAACAGGGAGGGGCGGCGGTCAAATCCGGTCAAGGAGAAAAGCGGCACAAACAAAATCTGATGACGGACATTCGAG TGACTCGGTGGTAAAAAATGCAACTGTGGATTTAAAACACTTGGGGCAAcggatttttgtttttattatcgGTGGTGCCACTAGATCTGAG TTGCGGATATGTCACAAGCTTACTGCCAAACTGAAGAGGGAAATTGTACTGGGTTCAACTAGCATAGACGATCCACCAAATTACATAACA AAAGTGAAGATGCTTTCCTTCAGTGGATACGGTTGTTGA
- the LOC111908180 gene encoding uncharacterized protein LOC111908180, with the protein MEPIVPIAILSSLILGALIAFVAFSSYFRKRKSEVASIAKPAEAAAPNLKNSKPQQTKKSQSKPHHSHADKDLNKRHHPLDLNTLKGHGDSVNGLCFSSDGHSLATACDDGVVRVFKLDDASSKSFKFMRINLPAGGHPTAVAFVGDAYSVVVASQNLTGANLYMYGEDKPKSGDNIQQSKPEIKWEHHNVHDKKYIITLFGTKATHGAADGSTIIASSSEGTDIKLWHGKSGKLLGNVDTNQLKNNMATISPDGRFIAAAAFTADVKVWEIVYSKDSSVKEVTKVMQLKGHKSAVTWLCFTPNSEQIITASKDGSIRVWNINVRYHLDEDPKTLKSFEIPLHDSKGSVLSYDRLSVSPDGKILAATHGSLLQWLSVETGQVLETADKAHDGDITDIAWAPKPISVGDKRLSILATASVDKKVKLWAAPAL; encoded by the exons ATGGAACCGATCGTACCAATCGCAATACTTAGTTCTCTGATTCTCGGAGCTCTGATCGCTTTTGTAGCCTTTAGTAGCTACTTTCGCAAGAGGAAATCGGAGGTTGCTTCCATCGCAAAGCCGGCCGAAGCGGCGGCACCGAATCTGAAGAATTCAAAGCCTCAGCAAACTAAGAAATCTCAGTCCAAGCCTCATCATTCACATGCTGATaag GATTTGAACAAGCGCCATCACCCATTAGACTTAAATACTTTAAAAGGTCATGGAGATTCTGTTAATGGCTTATGCTTCTCATCAGATGGTCATAGTTTAGCAACCG CTTGTGATGATGGTGTAGTCAGAGTATTCAAGTTGGATGACGCTTCAAGTAAAAGCTTTAA GTTTATGAGAATTAACCTGCCAGCTGGAGGCCATCCAACTGCAGTTGCATTTGTTGGTGATGCTTATTCAGTTGTTGTGGCTTCACAAAATCTTACTGGTGCTAATTTATACATGTATGGAGAAGACAAGCCAAAATCTGGCGATAATATTCAACAGTCAAAGCCTGAAATCAAATGGGAACACCATAATGTTCATGATAAAAAGTATATCATCACTTTATTTGGCACTAAAGCTACTCATGGTGCTGCTGATGGAAGTACAATTATTGCATCAAGTTCAGAGG GAACTGATATTAAACTTTGGCATGGCAAATCTGGAAAGCTGTTGGGAAATGTTGACACTAATCAGCTGAAGAACAATATGGCTACCATATCGCCAGACGGGCGGTTTATTGCTGCAGCCGCTTTCACAGCTGATGTGAAG GTGTGGGAGATAGTATATTCAAAGGATAGTTCAGTGAAAGAGGTGACAAAAGTTATGCAACTGAAAGGCCATAAGAGTGCTGTTACATGGCTGTGCTTTACACCCAACTCAGAACAAATCATTACTGCATCAAAAGATGGTTCCATAAGAGTGTGGAACATTAATG TTCGGTATCATCTTGATGAGGACCCAAAGACATTAAAAAGTTTCGAGATTCCACTTCATGACTCAAAAGGCAGTGTGCTGAGCTATGACAGGCTGAGTGTATCCCCTGATGGAAAGATTTTGGCTGCTACTCATGGTTCATTGCTACAATGGCTGTCTGTTGAAACTGGACAAGTATTAGAAACAGCTGACAAAGCACATgatg GTGATATCACAGACATCGCATGGGCACCTAAACCTATTTCTGTGG GGGATAAACGGTTGAGTATTCTAGCAACAGCAAGTGTTGACAAGAAAGTGAAGTTGTGGGCAGCTCCAGCACTTTGA